AATTTCTTTCGATACAAACAGTGCTTAGGACAATTCACTGTCCAGTACATGCTGTCACAAAGATGAGTGAATGATTGTGTCATAAATATCAAGTCACACAATTCAAGTATTCTTCTATTGTGTCTAGTACAGTATATTTCGAAGTAGCATGACTGGAATGGAGCCCGGAGGCaaacatatttaaatacatttaaacataTGTCTACATCTGTTATTGAGAACCTCAAGCACATGTAACACTCAGTTTATTTACTTTGGATACAATCCAGATACAAAATGACAGTGCTTACAGTAAAGTGGTAATTTATCATGTAAACACATTTAGAAATGTCTTTTGACAGAAAATTCAAAGCAGCTGAGTATGGCAAAAGTGTACACATCAAAACCTAGCTTACAAGTTCTGGCTGTACATTTATTCTTTGAAGAACCTCTTCAGGCATACAAAACACAGGATTCACAGGCTTAATTTGTTCTTCTCCCAGTAATGATAGTCCAGCAATTCCAAACAAGGTATGAAATGGATCCACCTATAACATACCAAGGTGCTTATTAAATACATGAGGTTTTTACATGGTTTCACACTTTCAAAAGGTTAGTGGATGTACAGTAATAGATTTGAAGATTTAAATAAGGCAGAAAGCTGCAATAAGATATTTTACTGTCCAACTTCTCTCAAATTCCAAATAAACTGAGATTAAAGTTAACTGTTTGAATTTATAGGCAACTGATACCCAGATTGCAAAAGCCTAGAAGCCAGCCAAAAATTCCAATAGCTCTGTTGCTTCATTTAATTTACACATGCTTAATCAAGAACCGCCTAAAAGGCTCTATGGCAGAAGAGACAGGGAAAGCACTTCCTCTGTAGCAAGATGCCCATGCATACTCAATAATGAAACACCTAGTGACAACCCTTGTACAGGACGAGAAGATTATAGAGCTCCAAGAGACTGACAGAGGGAGGAGCTAAAATCTCAACTTACAGGCCCAATATTTTGAATAGATTTGATTAGCTATATCCTATACAGaacactcccccctccaaaagcagtaatctattaaatatcACCTGGGCCTAAATCAGCTCAACTTCTGATATGAAATTATATCAGTTGCCTTATCTTCTTGATACAGGTAGGTATCAGTGTTGGTcttgcgtagtcgaaacaaaatagaaaaactcccttccagtagcaccttagagaccaactaagtttgtcattggtatgagctttcgtgtgcatgcacacttcttcagataccttattgtgagggacagaagctacagacagcctcctcatcttaagcacaagctcttctcccagcgccagtgggagcggggagggggatgactCCAGCGGGGAATCGGGAAGTAGAGGgcagggctcaggcagggtagcagagccactgctccgcttaggaaaggaagggggaagcagggaaagcgcggcaagaagaccgctcccgccggccccggaattgcgcaggaagcgtagggggcggagattcagtattcccaggctactttgttggaaaaagacgcgggaatctccattcggaggttctgacccagactgacaacatgtacatagtactgactctgcactgtaaatagtttccacctaataaaagcatgaaaatgcaacgtcgtgaggagtcgttactctagagtagccgctaccgcgcctgtgacactTATCTTCTTGAGTGATCCAGAACCACTACATGTCTGTTTTTTGTAGAGTATGGATCCTTTAACGATCCTCAAATTTTGCGCTATCAGTTTAGAAATGTCAAACACACAATGTTTATTTCAGGGGTCGCCAACATGACATCTGTACCTTGGTTGTCGTATGTCCTGATACTTGTATGTTTCGGCTCTCGAACgactgaaacccagaagtgagcattccggttttcaaacgttcttttggaagccgaacgtctgatggagCTTCCGCTATGGCTTCCAGCGTGCCTGCGCAATTgggagccaatcggaagctgtgccttggattctgaacgtttcagaagttgaaagGACTTCTAGAACACATTCTATTTGAAAAACAAGGTACGGCGGTAGTTTAATAGTGCCTCCGAGGTCTTTCACTGGTACCCACAAAGCACCCCaagttctttccccacccccgaCTCATTGCCCCCTGCTCGTGAGGGTGTGGGTGGCTACTTTTCCTCCTTCAAAGCTACATCAAGATGAAGTTAGAAGAGTGACACTCTTTTCTACTTTGTCTTCCAAGTGTTTGTGCTTTTCAAGTCTTAAGACTGCTTATCAAATTGATCTTCTGATTCAGCAGAATCaaagtacacatgcacacacccctttgctgtgtctgtgtgagagagagtaacTCAGAGGTGACGAAAGGCGGTGGTACCCTCCCAGCACACTCTCAAAAATTCAAGTTGTGCCCAccagctggaaaatgaaatgaaacttaaATGAAAAAATATTGAAGGTTAGTAACTTGCCATATCTCCTGGCCTGTCAGCAAATCCTCCGGTCTCCTCATCCTGGCAAGCCAAGATAAAACTGCGCAATTTCTCTCTGTCAATCCAGTGCAACCTGCCAACAATCTTCAGGGATGCCAATACCCACCATGAATAGCATACATCCGGCAACTAGCAAATATAATAATGGCAATATAGATTAGGACAATTGCAATTTATAATCTCAAGATCAGGTTAACTGTTGAATGTAGTGAGAAACAACCACATAAAGACACATAGGGTTGTTGTGTAGGCAGATTGAAATTAATAtgaaggtaaagagacccctgaccattaggtccagtcatgactgactcaggggttgtggcactcatctcgttattggcagagggagccggcgtattaatatacttttatttattgcatttgtataccacctttctgccAAGACACCCACAGTGTTTACAATTTTAAAGTATTAAGACAAATATTGTAATATGCAAATGCTAAACATGTTGATGAATCTACTCATGAGTGTGACTTAGTGGGGTAAAACCCACAGCATGAAAACAGATCTGTTCAATCTCTTTCAGGAAGTCTATTCCTTTTCAGTAGAATTAcaagcagttttcttttttattctatcCCTCCACTGAACATGTGCACAGTTAAACTAAAACCACCCTAAGATACAATGTGCTATGCTTATGTTCCTAATTAAACAGACTAAGAAAATggcctaaagatatataaaaaaaccaatactCAAATCCTGATATGTCATacccttaaaaaaatgttaaatacTCTTTGGGCATCCTATTTTCCACTAGAACCTGAAACATTTCACAATGCTTGCCTAGAGCAGTGATGCAAACAAGGACCTTTGATTGGCTTGTCTCCACAAGCTCACATCAAACAGTAAATTGCTAGAAGTGAGAAAGACTAAGGTTCTTATTCATATCCCATCAATACAGTGGGGCCCATAGCTCCAAAGACTTTTTATTTTAGTGCTGTGACAGAATTGTTTATGTGCATGAATCACCAAGTTTGCAAAAGCTGATACTGAATATAATAGACACATTAACTGTCTTTCAGTGTATTTACTTGCTGCAAGCTAACTTTTGCTGAATTGTTGTACCTTTTTTTACTGTGCATATTAAGATTATGAAAGAGCAATCTGATTCTACAGACTATAATCAAAGTTAAAATAGTCTTAATATATTTACCAAAATCTCTCTTTAGGAAATCTACTTATGGAATACTGGTTCTACTCCCCCACTACAGCCCCCTCCATCTATGCAgtatttaaaatatgaaatgtaaCTTAATACCTTCTCTGGCCTTCCATTAAGGCCACCAGATGGCAACTGGCGTTCACAAAGCCACCAGCCTAGCAGATCAGCGTTTATTTGGTGTAACTGGCCAGTTATGGCTAGGAATCCTGTGCAACAATAGATCTAAAATTACAGATATAAAGTTCATGTCTATTTAAAAATATAGCTACTCAGGTGAAACAAAGGAAGATTACAATGTAGAATCCCAACCAATTGTGCAAAAACGTTTACTTAAGAAATTAGTCAGCATCTTTCATTAATAAAATTTTAAATCAAAATTATTTTTGGAGGCTGATTTAACTTACTTAACTCCTCATTTGAGACACATCTAGAAATGTGTAGCATTCAGCAAGATAATGGACCAGTCTGCATGcaactttaaaccatggtttaattcgGTAAGGACAATCCACAACTAGTTTTGAGCTCAAGCACTCCTTCTCCCTTGTCCTTTGGAATGGCCACTTGGAGATCAGAAGCTTCTGCATCTTTTAGGTTAagtggtttagcattacattagaaaaacaacaactgtgcttAATATAACTGAAGTTGGTGAAAACCAATTTCAAACAGACTAAAGGCACTAAACAATTTGTTTAGATTTGAATGTCACAAAAAGTAAATGGAAGCGAATGCTTCCAAAGATACATCAGACTTGTGGCAGTGacagaagaaggggaaagtgaaagAACCGAGGCTCACCCTTTTAACACCAATATATGTTTGGTGTTACATGCAAAACAGCCATTGTGCTTATCCACATTGGTGCCCATACCTACGAATACAGAATTTAGCATGAGGGTACAAACACCACTGCAGCACCAACAGGTGGTTCTGTGCCGTTAGTTTTGAACATGGAAGGATGGGTTACTCTGGGACTCTATGCACACCACCTTATGTATAGAGGTGTCTTACTTGCCAATCAGATGCCACTGTGGGACCTCCAAAGATAAAGCAGGTAAGATCCTAATTAGAGTTCCTCCTCCAGCTTAATACTTTAGTTTTATTACAGTTACTTTTGTTTTCAAAGgtgaatataaaaatacataagcTGCTCTATTCTAATACTGGACACTTAACTGAGTTCAGTTTTCCCATTTCAGGCTCCAGTTCCTAGCCTCCatccaaataataaataatagaaatattTAGCACCACGGGAACCAGGATAGACATCTCTACAAATCACACCCTTCCTCCCTCCATCCCATGAAGTGCAACATTTGCAAACTGTCCTATTTCTAGGCATATTTGGGGAAAATAGCTGCCTGTTACATTACATTATAAAGAATTTAGAACATCTTAAAGTTTTATGTATCTGTCATTTGCAAAGCTAATAAATACTTGAGTTAAAATAACTAAACAGAAATAGGTTGGTATGTTAATTGGTGTCAAAAGGCATTAATAATCCCTTGCAAGGTTTATTTAAGAAGCAGAACTACTTACCTGTCCTGCATGAGATTCAGATCCTGGTCTACAACCAAATCCTCCATCAAAGTTCATACAGGACAACACAAATTCTACTGCTTTGTCCACATCAATTGCATCCAGCTTCCCCTGAAAGGCAGTAAAATCCTTGTAATGTGTTTCCTCCATTTTAATACCAAGGATATTCAAGTCCAAACATACTAGTGCTGTCCCTGCAATATACTTCTGCGTGGTTGTAAGTTGTAAATGTCCACAATTTTCTCTTGAATGGCATAGAGACAAAAAAATTCTTAGAAAATTGGCAGATGAACCCGAGACTCATTTCTTCTCTACAGGCCGGTAGACAAGCAAGAACCCCAAACTTCTCTCTGCCTACAGCTCCttaccactgggggggggaggggaaaagcttCCTTTTACAACATATAACAAGGGAGACAAATATGACAAAGATCATTTAATGTATTTCTATAGCACAGTACTCTGTTATTTACCAAATTCTTTTTTTACAAGAAACCTGTCTCTCATATATATGAACTGCAGCACACAGAAGCCGGAATAGTGCTATCCTAAGTACACTTTAGATGAGCAAAGTAAGAAAGGCCACAGTATACCACACTCTGAAGACCTTGTATACTAGGGTTTTTGGGatagaaaatataaaaatgtgatGCTGTAccatttattcattaaaatacTTTGCTTTTGCCTTTCCACATAATGCCCATGGGTGCTCTTCTAACCTCCTGTCCAATATAACCATACTGACTTGGTCAGTACAGCACAACTAACATGTCATGAGTACTTGTTGCCGCTTGCAACTCTGGAAGTATTTCAAGTTGCTAGCTTGCTTGTGATATGCTGGAGAATTTCTTACCTCCTAAAGGAAATACAGTTTATTTGAAAATCTTCTTTGCCCACTGTAATTTAAACATGTATTTCAAAATCACGACTGCCACTGATGAAAGGACTCACCAAGAGAGCTAACGTCGCAACAGCACAGAAGGAAAACCTCGTGTCTATTTCTCCTGCAGGAAGAAATAAACTAAGTTTTCATCCTGACAAAGCATTTAGGCAATTAATTCAATGAACAAACAGAtgcaaaaaagcattttaaatggaaTTATTCCCTTGTTCcttttttctcatttccccccaagatTACTTTCATTAAGTATCTGTTATGCATCACAGAAACAATTCTGTAGCGATATGGAGTAACCTCCCCAAGTTATTTTCATTGTAAAACCTTTCAAGAAGCATATCAGCACTTTCTTAAACACTTGTACTAGTAAAGTATTAGCTTGATCTGGTTGTATATAACAATAAACTGAAAATCATGGGATCTTAAAAGCATTAAAGGTGTAACAATATTATTCTCAGATCTCAGAGTAATTCTAGAGCTAAAGTGGTGACAGACATCAACTTTACTGTCAGATATATGCCAAAAATCATCACAGATCTGAGAAGCTACTGAATCAGTAAAAAATGGATATGGGAATACTACTGACAACCCCTCTGAAGCTGAACTTTCACACAGAGGATTGTGCATTATACAAAAGGAAGGAAAGCCAAACATGTGGTTTTGCAttctttgaagggggaaaaaaggacaCCCAATAATGCAAGTTAGAAAATGTTACCCCATATGTCTCCAGCAAACGATCCATCCTCTTTCTGTAGGTTCTTTACATAATCAACTATTTTATTTACATCAACAACCTGGAGACTGTCATAGAGAGTTAGAATCTGCAAAACAGAACCAATCAAATTAAATGTTAGTGTATTCCAGAACTACTTCCAATTGTTTTCAAATATTTGAGTATTTCAAACTCTCCCCCCATCATCAtgaaaaaaacacaactttttaTTGCTAATTTGTTTTCCCTTCGGTGATGCATCCTTCCCCTATTTTCATGAAATATTCTCAGGTCTCAGAGTAATTCTAGAGCTGTGTTAAAACCACATCAACTTTAGATTCAGATAAAGATGTCAAATCTCATCACTGACCCAAGCAGCCGCGTTCATACTTTTATTGCACAAAATGTATCAAACTGTGCCCACTACCCATCCTAATTTCTGTCCTTCAAGATCAACAGCTTCCAAAGAAGCTAGTTGAACCAAGTGTTTCAGTATTTGCAGAAAAGGCCTGAGAGAACATTCGCTTTTTAGCCAGCTACAGGTGAAGCTTCACCAGAAGAAACCTCAGATCTGAAACAGAAACATGTAGGCCAATTGAAGGAACAAAATGGAGGAGTGATCTACCAAGCCCATATTTGAAGGTGGAAGCAGTCCAACAATGCAACTTTTATACCCTTTGATGTTTTTGTCAACAGTTTTTGGCCTCCTCCCTTTAATAACAGTAGGTGGACAAACTAGGGATAAGTAATTAAGTTGCATCTCCGAGACAGGATGTACCCACTGGTATTATTTAATTTTCTTACAATATAATCAACATTATAACCTCAGAAAGTTCACcattagtaaaaataaattaattcacTAAACCAATACTATTACTCATGAGCTTACCTGGACAGCACTAAGTGTATATAACAGGTGAGGGTCATGACCTATACTGGCACTTATGCCACCACATTCACGCTGACATGATTTGATAAATGCCAGAATTTCTTCTTTGCTCATCCGATGCAGCTGGCCCATGAGATCCATCACAGTCAGTCCCCAATAGACACCACTCATTCGTAAATATTCTGACATACAGTATTCCTAAAAATAGTATAACGGATTAGTTCCTAAAGTAATACAGCATAGTATAAAACTGCCCATTTAGGAGTTTCAGAAATCCCCAAAACACCAAGCTGCTTGATTTCATTccctttaaaaacagttttaaatggCCAGTTTTAAATGGCCCCTTATTTTTATACTCACTTTTACCACCAATCTAGCACAAGACCTTGCTAGAAAAGGCTCCCTATATCTGTTTATGGTTCATATATATAAATGACCATTTTAAAATCAAGGGAGATGTATACAGGGATACTGAACTATATTCTAAGAACTAAATTTTTTAAAGTGAAGTGCTTACAAATGTTTTGCTCTATAAATTGCTTTGAGTGTCAAAGCACAGTAAGACAGCTCTCAACCTCTGCAGCAGCAAACACAAAAGTACTTACTGCACAATTTATTGATCAAACTTTTCCAATCACTTAAAAGGCCTCAACTTTCTCCTATCCccaatttgaataataataaaaaaaaccaagttgcCCTTCATGCTAATGTTTCCAGATAGGACAGTGGTTAGTTGCACTATGATCAATTTAACATGGTTCTCCCTTGAGAGGCTTCCAATCATTACAACAAGATTCATATAACAATTTATAGAATAATACTGTGAACTTGGCTCTTAATCTTTGCTTAAATTACCTACAAGTGGAGGTTTCAGAATAGCTGCCTAAATATTTACTAGCTTGGTATGCACAAAatagtaaactatggtttgttctcAGCTTGTTCTTGTGGTCTGTTTGGAGGGGAAAAAACTATGGATGCTAGGTTTGCATGCAATGCCTACACTCTTATTTCCTCGTGGTAAAGCAAAATGTGGTGGGCAGACACAATTTGAACAGTATGCACAAGCTTACTTGCTCATTCCCAGTAAGTCAGTTTGCTTAATTCTTATTTACTGTTTTATGCAAACTACACCACAGAATATATAATCCACTGCAGCTGCCTCTTCCTATAAACACTTACCAAGGAGTCAGTCCCATTGAACTAAGGTGGGTTTGCCAGATTCAGCACAAATGCAATACATTTTTTCACATTCAATAATCAACTTAAATAAACGTTTCTTAGGTCTCAGCTTAACAAATATATCTTCAACTTTGTAGTCAGATAATACATGCCAGGTTACATCACCGACCTAGAGAAACCATTTGCATTTTATGTCACAAATAAACCTATTCTTTTACACAATATATTAATAGTAATATGAACTATAATAGGAGAAATAAAAATGCTACCAAGCTTATACTATGGTACTCACATAATCATCTTTCTTTGTTCCATAAGCTGCTATGTAGTCCACATGTTTTTCTAATAATAATGAAGTTGGTGCATCATTTTTTATGATGACATCTTTTTGTGGCgttcccttaaaaataatatgGTAAAATTATTCTCACATTTCCCCCACAATCTGATTGCATGTAACATTAAACTAATTAAACAAATGGCAGAACTGATGTGTACATACACTTCAGGAATTTATCAAGATCCTTCATATAGTTTGCTTCTTTGGTTTTGTGGTAAAGAAATGCTACTGCACCTACGCAATTGGCTATAAAAGTTTCAATACATGCTTAGTATAGGCAgaataaaaaagaatggggagtACTTAGGAAAAGCTACTCTAATTTCTAATTCTAGGAGCAGGTGATTACCCTGTGTTACATGTTCTTGACTACATGCTCCCCAACATAAATTAGAAATGTGAAATCCAGCAATAATACCAAAGTGTTGACTCATAGGCAATGTACATTCACGTCTACCGTACCATGCTTACACAGCATGGAGAATTTGGCAACTACACACATATGCAAAGTCAGACTTTGTATTTCTTTGTactaaccaaaatatatttcttaGAACAAGGcatccatttttatttatacatcaAAAATCACCACAAACTATGCAAAACCTTAAAAAGACAAATTTTCTAATAGGAACATGACATACTTAAAAAGTATATGCTAGCAGCatgtaaagaagaaaataaagataCAGAAGAGCAAGACcctgaaaacatttgaaaataatTGCAAAAAGCTTACAAGTTTAACGAGGAGCTGAAAAAGAATTTACGCTAATTAACTGGGTGATGTAAAATTAAAACATATACCTGATATATAAACATAAACCAAATCTATAAGGTTTTGGGTCTCAACAGTCCTCTCAGATGCCATTCCctttattgctgttttaaggAACTCTGGAATCCAACCCAGAGCATTTCACACATCCATGAAGCATTCCACTTAtgtgagaacaaagaagccatgtggcttcagggtggggtgggtttaGGAAAGGAGGTGGTAGCAGTTCATATACTTGGGGCCTGGTAGCTTGTGGATCTGCTAAAGCAGTGGAAAAAGAATGTGTTACTCTCATCTAGGCCAAAACAGCTTTGCAGAACAGCTTGCTTCCCCCTACCAGAAAAAAGTCAGTCTGCTCCAGTTATCTGGGACTAGAATTGAAAGGCAGCACTCTGTCCTCTACCAACATCCAGGAGACCAAGGGCCTCAGAGGTTATACCAGAAAAACGTTTTGGTCAGCTTTTGGTCAACCAGGCTCGATCTATCAGGCAGTTTCTCCCAAGCTTTCTTTCAATTTCCTTCCCAATGCTCTTCTCTTATCATGTCTATTAAAGCATGTGCCTGTGGGCAAGGGCATTCTTTTACTATACCTAGTCTCTCAGAAAATGTTAAGACACTTTATGAGCATTAAATAATAAAGTACAGCTTAAAACTACAAgcttgattttttattttctttttatagttCCAGGAAATCCTACCATACTTAAGACATTCGCTCTCAAACGCTAACAGAAACAGC
The genomic region above belongs to Zootoca vivipara chromosome 7, rZooViv1.1, whole genome shotgun sequence and contains:
- the RABGGTB gene encoding geranylgeranyl transferase type-2 subunit beta isoform X1, with the translated sequence MFIYQGTPQKDVIIKNDAPTSLLLEKHVDYIAAYGTKKDDYEYCMSEYLRMSGVYWGLTVMDLMGQLHRMSKEEILAFIKSCQRECGGISASIGHDPHLLYTLSAVQILTLYDSLQVVDVNKIVDYVKNLQKEDGSFAGDIWGEIDTRFSFCAVATLALLGKLDAIDVDKAVEFVLSCMNFDGGFGCRPGSESHAGQIYCCTGFLAITGQLHQINADLLGWWLCERQLPSGGLNGRPEKLPDVCYSWWVLASLKIVGRLHWIDREKLRSFILACQDEETGGFADRPGDMVDPFHTLFGIAGLSLLGEEQIKPVNPVFCMPEEVLQRINVQPELVS
- the RABGGTB gene encoding geranylgeranyl transferase type-2 subunit beta isoform X2; translated protein: MGTPQKDVIIKNDAPTSLLLEKHVDYIAAYGTKKDDYEYCMSEYLRMSGVYWGLTVMDLMGQLHRMSKEEILAFIKSCQRECGGISASIGHDPHLLYTLSAVQILTLYDSLQVVDVNKIVDYVKNLQKEDGSFAGDIWGEIDTRFSFCAVATLALLGKLDAIDVDKAVEFVLSCMNFDGGFGCRPGSESHAGQIYCCTGFLAITGQLHQINADLLGWWLCERQLPSGGLNGRPEKLPDVCYSWWVLASLKIVGRLHWIDREKLRSFILACQDEETGGFADRPGDMVDPFHTLFGIAGLSLLGEEQIKPVNPVFCMPEEVLQRINVQPELVS